Below is a genomic region from Chloroflexota bacterium.
TGGCAGGCCTCATCTCAGATACGTTGATCTTGACATCGCCGACCACCACCGAGCGAGATCAGCGCGCCGCTGAGCGTCTGGGACGTTGGGCTTTCTCCTGGGGGAGTCCCCTCAAAGATGAGGATATGAATTCCTATGGAAAATTGGTTTTGGAATCCGGGGCGGGTCTCTCCACGCGCGATCCCGAAGAAATAGCAAGCGGCGATATGAAAACCTATGAGACCACTGGGTATAAATTCTCGGTGTCTCAGGCAGAAGTGACGGATTTAATGCAACTCAATAAACACCTGGAGTCACTTTCAAACGCGTTGGATCAATTACGTATTGCCCGCGCTTTGGATTTTTCGCTGCTCATGGTTACCGATGTGGTGCGTGGCTCCAGCCGCATTTTACTGAGTAATCCGCCCCCCATTCTGGATGATTTGCCGTACCCGCGGCAAGATGATGGTACGCGTCATGCCAAAGGGGTAGTCTCACGCAAAAAACAATTATTACCTGCGGTTTTAGGCTTATTGGGCAGTTAGGATTATGCAAAAGACCACCGAAATATCGGAGGTCTGAGGTTCGAATGACGACAATTTATCAGGCTTTAGCCGAATTGGAAGCACGCGCTGAAATTGGCGCATTGTGTACAATTGTTGAGACACAAGGCTCCACGCCGCGCAACGCGGGCAGTAAAATGCTGGTCTACCCCGATGGGCGTTTTGTCGGTACGGTAGGCGGCGGCGAGCTAGAACAGCGCGTGATCGCCGAAGCACTGGCCGCGTTGGATGATGGTGTGCCGCGCAAGCTTTCGTATCAGATGAACGACCCCGCTCAGGGCGACCCCGGTTTGTGCGGCGGGCAGTTAGATATTTTTATCGATCCGATTGTCCCCAAACCAAAGCTGGTTGTAATTGGCGGGGGGCACGTTGGCAAAGCTGTGGTACATTTAGCGGCCTGGCTGGGCTTTCATGTGATTGCCAGCGATGATCGCCCGGAATTTTGCACCCCCGAAGCCGTTCCGGGCGCACATGCCTATGTGGCCTGCCCGATGGCCGAACTGGCTCAACAGGTGGCGATCAATGACTGGACGTATATCGTTCTGACCACCCGCGGCGCGGATGTTGATGCTGTTGGGCTGCCCTCGCTCTTGGAGCGAGAATCCGCCTATATCGGTGTGATTGGCTCGCGCCGCCGTTGGGCGACGACGAAAAAACTATTATCCGGAGCTGGTGTTTCGGACGCGCAAATTGATCGCATCCACTCACCAATTGGCCTGGAACTGAACGCTGAAACCCCTGAAGAAATCGCTGTCAGCATTTTGGCGCAATTGATTATGAAGCGCCGGGGTGGTGATGGCGCTGTGATGTCGGTGAAATCAACGTAGATGAGTGCGTCATGCTGAGGCAAGCCGAAGCATTTGGCGCAGCGTAGAAATTACGCTTGGAAGTGGAGCAGCTATGTGGCAAAAATATGTCAACGCAACGAACGTAGAAGAAGTTCTTAAAGTTCTTGCCGAATATGGCGAAAAAGCGCGCATTGTCGCGGGCGCCACTGATTTGATTCTGGAAATTGAGCGCGGTATTCGTAAGGGTATCGAGGTTGTGATCGATATTACCCGCATCCCGAATCTGGATCAGATCGTATTGGATGAAGACGACTGGATTCACCTGGGGCCGATGGTCACGCATAATCATTGCGTGAGTTCCAAATTGGTGCGCGAGCGCGGTTATCCGCTGGCGCGCGCCGCCTGGGAAGTCGGCGCGCCGCAAATTCGCAACCGCGGCACCGTGGCGGGTAATCTCATCACGGCCTCGCCCGCCAACGACACCATCACGCCGCTGATGGCGCTGGGTGCCCAGGTTACGCTGCGCTCGATTTCTGGCGAGCGTGTGGTTCCGCTGAGCGAGTTTTATCTAGGCGT
It encodes:
- a CDS encoding XdhC family protein, which produces MTTIYQALAELEARAEIGALCTIVETQGSTPRNAGSKMLVYPDGRFVGTVGGGELEQRVIAEALAALDDGVPRKLSYQMNDPAQGDPGLCGGQLDIFIDPIVPKPKLVVIGGGHVGKAVVHLAAWLGFHVIASDDRPEFCTPEAVPGAHAYVACPMAELAQQVAINDWTYIVLTTRGADVDAVGLPSLLERESAYIGVIGSRRRWATTKKLLSGAGVSDAQIDRIHSPIGLELNAETPEEIAVSILAQLIMKRRGGDGAVMSVKST